The window GCGGCAAGACTGTCAGAATAGCCCTGCCAGCTAACCACAGGAATGATGATTAAACTAATCTATAATTGTGAGATGATCGGATCATCCATCGGGTTGACGCCGCTGGGATAGAAGCCAATTACTTTACCATTTTCATCCAACAGATATTTGGAAAAGTTCCACTTGGGCTCTTCGCCAGACTGCTCCTTCAGCCACTGGTAAAGCGGATGCTGATCTGATCCTACCACTGATATTTTTTCGAACATGGGAAAGCTTACCCCATAGTTCTTCTGGCAGAAAGCGGCGATCTGCTCACTGGAGCCTGGCTCCTGTCCGCCAAAGTTATTAGCAGGAAAGCCCAGCACCACTACCTTGTTGCCATGCTGCTCGTGCAGGCTTTGCAGGTCTTTAAATTGTGGTGTGTAGCCGCATTCGGAAGCGGTATTTACCACCAGCACTTTTTTGCCTTTAAAACGCGAAAAATCAATTTCCTCACCACTTAGGGAGTTCATTTTGAAATCATAAAAATTCTTTGCCATAGCATTGTTAGTTTGTTCCTGCTGATCGGCAGCAGCATCCTTACTGGTTTCAATTTGTTTGCCGGTTTGCGAACAGGCAGCACCAGCAAAGAGCAACAGCAGCAAGTAAAAAGTGTTCATCTTTATCATATATGCATTCCCGGACTAAATATCTGCTTTTAAATTACATGCGCTCCGGCACTTCTATGCCCAGCAGGCTGGTACTGTGCCTTAGGGTGCGGGCCACAGCGGCCGAAAGGGCGATCCGGAAATCTCTCAGCTGCTCGTCTTCTGCATTAAACACCGAAACCTCTGTATAGAAGCGGTTAAATTCTTTTGCCAGGTCGTAGGCATACTGGGCAATGATGGAGGGCGCATATTCTTCTCCTGCCACCCGTACCTTTTCTGTGTACAGGCTTAGCTGGTAAATTACCTCACGCTCCGTTGCGTGTATTGCCTCCTGCTTATTGATTTCCAGCGCTTTATAGTCTATATCCATTTCCTCTGCCCGGCGCAACAGGGAGGAGATCCGTGCATGCGTGTACTGTATGAACGGTCCTGTGTTCCCCTGAAAGTCAATGGACTCCTGCGGATCGAACATCATGCGCTTTTTAGGGTCTACCCGCAGCAGGTAGTATTTAAGCGCACCAAGTGCCAGCATGGCAAAAAGCTTTTTGGCTTCTTCCGGCTCCATGCCTTCTACTTTGCCCAGCTCACGGGTATAGTTTTCGGCAGTATCTTCCATTTCCTGCACAAGGTCGTCAGCATCTACTACAGTACCTTCGCGGCTTTTCATTTTACCGCTGGGCAAATCCACCATGCCGTAGCTAAGGTGGTAGTTGCCGGGCGCATAAGGCCTGCCAAGCTTTTCCATGATCAGAAACAGCACCTTAAAGTGGTAATCCTGCTCATTTCCTACCACCACAATCGATTTATCCATGCCAAACTCTTTGTACTTAAGATCGGCAGTTCCCATATCCTGTGTAATGTAAACAGAGGTGCCATCGGAACGCAGCACCAGTTTTTCGTCCAGGCCGTCGCTGCTCAGGTCAATCCACACGGAGCCATTCTCTTTCTTAAAGAAAATACCTTTTTCCAGCCCTTCCTCTACAATGTCTTTGCCCAGCAAATAGGTGTCAGACTCGTGGTAAAATTTATCGAACTCCACGCCTATTTTCTGGTAGGTCTGCTCAAAGCCTTTGTATACCCAGGCATTCATGGTTTTCCAGAGGTCTACTACCTGAGGATCGCCGGCTTCCCACTGGCGCAGCATTTCCTGTGCCTCCTGCAGCAAAGCTGCTTTGGTTTTGGCTTCTTCCTTCTCTACGCCCTGGGCTACCAGTTCTTCTATTTGTGTGCGGTAGTGCTTATCGAACTCCACATAATATTTACCAACCAGGTGATCTCCTTTAATGCCGCTGCTTTCGGGTGTTTCTCCCTGCCCCCATTTCTGGTAGGCCAGCATTGATTTACAGATGTGGATGCCCCGGTCGTTTACAAGATTCACCATGCTTACCCCGTAACCGGCTGCTTTCAGGATCTGCGAAACGGAATAGCCCAGGAAGTTATTCCGCAGGTGCCCCAGGTGCAGGGGCTTATTGGTGTTGGGGGAGCTGTATTCCACCACTACCTTTTTGCCATTGGGTGCATGCTGGCCCCAGGTCTCCTCTCCGGCTATGGTAGCAAAAAGCTGCAGCCATGCCCTATCCGCAATCTCCAGGTTCAGAAAGCCTTTTACCACATTAAAGCCACTGACCAGACCACTTTGCTGCTGCAGGTACTGCCCCAGCTCCTGGCCGGTTTGCTCCGGGCCTTTTTTGCTTATGCGCGCATAGGGAAAGGTTACAAAGGTGTAAGTACCTTCAAATTCTTTGCGGGTTGGCTGAAGTTTTAGCTCCTGGAGATCTGGTGTATGCTGATAAAGTGCTGTAAAAGCCTTTTGTATGCTGCTGATAAGTTCCTGTTCAATATTCATTGGTGAAAAGCTAAGCTTTTTGGGTAACGGGCAAAAATAATGAAAAAGGGTGGAACCTCGCCCCACCCCTATTCTGTAATTTATATCCTTTTATAACTCTTATAACGCTACGTCTACCAGTTTTCCGTTAGAGGCACGGGCGTTTATAGCGTGCTCCATTATTTCAAAGGCAGTTACGGCCATTTTGTTCAGGTTATCCAGTGTTGGATTTATCTCTACCATCTCCCAGCAAACTACTTTTGGCTG of the Flammeovirgaceae bacterium 311 genome contains:
- a CDS encoding glutathione peroxidase (COG0386 Glutathione peroxidase), giving the protein MIKMNTFYLLLLLFAGAACSQTGKQIETSKDAAADQQEQTNNAMAKNFYDFKMNSLSGEEIDFSRFKGKKVLVVNTASECGYTPQFKDLQSLHEQHGNKVVVLGFPANNFGGQEPGSSEQIAAFCQKNYGVSFPMFEKISVVGSDQHPLYQWLKEQSGEEPKWNFSKYLLDENGKVIGFYPSGVNPMDDPIISQL
- the argS gene encoding arginyl-tRNA ligase (COG0018 Arginyl-tRNA synthetase), with amino-acid sequence MNIEQELISSIQKAFTALYQHTPDLQELKLQPTRKEFEGTYTFVTFPYARISKKGPEQTGQELGQYLQQQSGLVSGFNVVKGFLNLEIADRAWLQLFATIAGEETWGQHAPNGKKVVVEYSSPNTNKPLHLGHLRNNFLGYSVSQILKAAGYGVSMVNLVNDRGIHICKSMLAYQKWGQGETPESSGIKGDHLVGKYYVEFDKHYRTQIEELVAQGVEKEEAKTKAALLQEAQEMLRQWEAGDPQVVDLWKTMNAWVYKGFEQTYQKIGVEFDKFYHESDTYLLGKDIVEEGLEKGIFFKKENGSVWIDLSSDGLDEKLVLRSDGTSVYITQDMGTADLKYKEFGMDKSIVVVGNEQDYHFKVLFLIMEKLGRPYAPGNYHLSYGMVDLPSGKMKSREGTVVDADDLVQEMEDTAENYTRELGKVEGMEPEEAKKLFAMLALGALKYYLLRVDPKKRMMFDPQESIDFQGNTGPFIQYTHARISSLLRRAEEMDIDYKALEINKQEAIHATEREVIYQLSLYTEKVRVAGEEYAPSIIAQYAYDLAKEFNRFYTEVSVFNAEDEQLRDFRIALSAAVARTLRHSTSLLGIEVPERM